Within the Pseudorasbora parva isolate DD20220531a chromosome 20, ASM2467924v1, whole genome shotgun sequence genome, the region GGTACCGCCAACCCTAATGAAACGCAGCTGCCTGTAGTTTTAGCCTAATCTTGCCGGCCTTGATtagcttgttcaggtgtgtttgataagAGTTGGAGGAGCGGAGGGGAGCACGCATTCACAGGGTGCTTGGcaggtctgaataataaaactcctccaattgttattcaaaagtatcggaatcacggccagaatgggccaaaatatcccaaaatgcggggcgcggGCGGTAGAAATATTGATATAGGGACAACTTAACCTctggactataggctacaaacaccccaaagcaacagtagcctaaatgcagccccattccagacttggcaacaatgaaccgAGCGTCGTTAATGGCCTAGCAGGTTGTGACAACTGACAGCAGATGTTCgtgagattttaaaaagagaaatggagcatatatatatatatatatatatatataaaacactgacatgcttcaaagcctgcggCGATGGGAGACCGGACCCCATGTAAATGtgtagccggttaaatattgtcaaattgcaactattagttaacagtttatttcttatgttaaatgtaactgttacaatattttttaaacatttatatatacgTCCAAGTCtttttttaagtaggcctacttatttttattcaacgcatcatctcagatgcatcTAGCCTACTTTATATGACATGATGccagccgtcgaccgattcaGCCCTGCAAACCTGCGGACAGTGGCTCATCCCAGAAGgtgatgtcccgctcaggcctttattgtgcattattccccatcccggacggttcagctccagcttctcccgcttagcgcaatgaaagtgtagaaaagtgttttcttctggtttggctgataattAAAATTTGTTTCTGATGTTAAAAGTTTCtgatgttaaacttaagttaggCTATATTatggtctataaataggcttGTTGTAAAAAGCCTACTTTAGGTAGTCTTATgtatagaccaatttattttcatttacacattttaaattacatgacaagaaaatatatgtataaacatatataaatgtgtttaatgtagctacaaattataaagtgcattaggctacaaaaataaacaatgtaggCTACAGAACAACCccttctctttaatttagcctacgtttgaagttaacgaaaatgaacaagacagcagtttctttgtttaatttacaaataacttgcatttttttaaaaaggtaatAATATAGCCTAGctatttaaattgttctgtgttgaccacgcattcagcctttggaggatcgatCTTTCGGTGACCAtcgtcagtgaacattcattcattcattcttttaAAGATGTCTTTCAATGTAAGCAAGTGTCATTCGGTGaatatttgtctctagaatatctgggtattgtgttaagAGTGCTCCTGCTTATCATTGTTTACAGGCCTCCAAAGTACTCTCCAGCCTTTATTGaggaatttacagaactgttatcaataatttcctcagagtttgactgttttgctattgctggggattttaacattcacatagacaatgctgaatccagtacaacaaaagagctcatgactgttcttaacacttttgatttgccacagcatgtaaatggacccacacacaatcgtggacacactctagatttacttatcagtaagggtctaaacatttcatcgattgttattaagaatgtggcactgtctgatcatttctgtattttctttgatatatcaatctctcctgccattgaagctagatctgtctctgtcaaaaagagatgcttaaatgagaacactaatgtgctgtttaggaaggctttatctctaaaaccAAGTGAAgcagcagtggatttcagaatcccccccttcactgcagactctgttgactttctccttgactcctttaactcaaaagttaagagtgtaattgatgatattgctcctgaaaaagagtggcaaacaaaaggcaccatggagaaactcaacagcagttcaaataatgaaaagacaatgcagaaaatctgaacgcatgtggcggaagacaagacttgtagtccattataacatctataaagacagccttcatgctttcaatgttgaactaggcaaagctagacagatcaggttattatgtgagtataggacaccataagtctgagtggacgtccatgacatgcggagtcccacaagggtcaattctcgcaccactcctgtttaacctgtatatgctgctgtaacaagttcgatatagtgaggaaggaagaggacacgggggtcggcaggactgttgatgctcttttattcttaataactcaaatcaataaacgtgcacgcttcagcgtgtgtttgtctctgtgtatgctcagtttcgcttccgggtcacgcacttccggcttccggatatctcagggtctcggcatcaacagtccgactctctctctcctcggtctccggttccgctggtgttttatcccgtctccgcgctcattactagaacaagagacaggtgttattaatctgcgtccaacccactcacttaccgctcgtcccgaggccctctctcccgctgcagacctcgctgaaccacgccccccttgccacatacccccaccgcccgactcaggccggggagccgtccggcctgcagcccccccccccccatttctggagaggaaatcggccacagccatctgagcacccggcctgtggaccaccttgaacttaaacggctgaagagccagataccaacgggtgatccgcgcgttggtatccttcatgcggtggagccattggagaggagcgtggtccgaacagagagtgaactcccgccccaggaggtagtagcggagggtgagaacggcccatctgatggccaaacactccttttctatggtgctgtacctAGCTTCTCTCttagagagcttacggctaatgtacagcaccggccgctctcccccctccacctcctgggccaggactgcgcccagccccctgtccgacgcgtcagtctgcaacaagaaagggagagaaaagtcaggggagtgtaacagcggcccgccacatagggcagcctttacttgggtaaaagcctgttgacacggctccgtccactggaccgtatctggtagcccctttttagtaagatcagtcaaagggctggtgaggtccgaataatttggtataaaccgtctataatatcccgccagccccaagaactgtcttacctcctttttggtcttgggcctcggacaggttgcaatggcggcagtcttatcaatttgaggacgcacctgtccatgacccaagtggaagcccagataccttacttccacccgcccaatcgcacacttcttcggattggccgtgagccccgctctcctcagcgacctcaggaccgccctcacatgctgcatatgccgctgccagtcGTGACTATAGATCACTATGTCATCTAGGTACGccgcagcatatgcagcatggggacgcaaaatcctatccatgagtcgctggaaggtcgcgggtgccccgaacaagccgaaaggaagcgtgacgaattggtgtaatccgaacggcgtggtgaaagctgttttttctttggacaatggagacaaggggatctgccaatagccctttgttaagtccagtgtcgaataaaatcgagccgagcctaaccgatcaagcaactcgtcaacccgtggcattggatacgcgtcgaacttcgacacagcgttcaccttgcggtagtccacacagaacctgaccgagccgtccgttttggggaccaaaactatcgggctcgcccagtcactgttggactcctcgattactcccatgtcgagcattgcgcctaattcgtcctgaactacttttttcttgtgttcaggcaagcggtacggccggctgcgaactaccacgcccggctcggtctcgatatggtgctgaatcaagtcggtacgtcccggtaggggcgagaacacgtcggcgaactccgcctgcaatttcgataaatcagcgagttgtaacggtgagaggtgatctcccccaggggccagcgcgactgattgcgctttaatgctcgcctctggcccgagatcatcctctcccccgatcaccgttgccaacaacaccgattccacctcattccattttttcagcagattgaggtggtatatttgacgtgccccgttcctatcggatcgtatcacttcataatcgagctctcctatctgtcgtgcgacctcaaacggcccctgccacttcgacattaattttgagctcgaggttgggagtagaacgagcactttctctcccggtgtgaatttgcgcagtttagtacccctgttatatgaccggctctggcggtcctgggcttgtaacaaattctccctagatagccgccccaatgtgtggagttttgttcgcaagtccatgacgtactgaatttcgtttttggccaacgacggcccctcctcccaagtttctcgtaggacgtccagcaccccccgtggctgacgcccgtagagaagctcgaagggggaaaaccccgtggaggcttgcgggacctcgcgcacagcaaataagaggggttctaaccaccgatcccaattctTGGCGTCTtcttgtacgaatttacggatcatggatttaagagtgcgattaaatcgttcgaccaacccgtctgtttgtgggtgatagacgctggttcgaatggatttaatgcccaataatccatacaattcgcttaacgtgcgtgacataaacgccgtgccttgatcagtgaggatttctttcggaatccccacccgggagattaaacgaaacagtgcgtccgcaacactcttcgccgagatgttgcggagagccactgcttccgggtatcgtgttgcgtagtccacgataactagcgcaaaacgatgcccgcgtgcggatcgttctaatggcccgatgaggtccatcgcaattctctcgaaggggacctgcattaatggaagagggcgcaatggcgcttttggggcggccaatgggttcaccaactgacattcaggacaagacgcgcaccacctgcgcacattgtcataaatgcctggccaaaagaatcgggtcattaaacgattcagcgtggccgcctgtcccaggtggcccgccatcgggttagaatgagccgcctgaaaaagcatttcccggcggctctttggtactaacaattgggttgtatccatttttgactgagcgtcttgggtcactcgatacaacctatccttaattatggcaaaataaggatacgtgacgggcaatgcgggttgaAGGGGCTGACCGTCGATGGTGCGGACCTGTTGAAACGCATGTTTTAGCGTctcgtcttgagactgctccagagggaagtcatcgcggtccgagagaatcagtctctcgaccccgctcgattcctctgaagctgttcccaagggccccgtatcagcctcgccaacctgcactcgcaccgccccgttcctagccttgtttccccaagcggcatccgcgcacaacgaccccaataacgccgaaaaggcgggccaattcgtccccagaattagcggatgccggaggtggggactaaccgccacctcaacactatgctttttccccctaaactgtatcgtgactgggacaaccggatattccaccacatccccgtgcacacaccgcaccttaaccacgcggcttgtatccaacgcCCCAGGctgaatcaggctttgatggatcgaggtttggttacatcctgaatccaccaaggcctgatatgtaccccccttgatacttacaggaatttggtactctcctgcttgatcgggggtggtccgctggacgtccgggatccggatcattgttccgatgtccatcatcggacatcggtccacaaaatgatccggatcaccgcaccgccagcaggccagcccaggcctacccgccgccccggcggcggggagtgggttggaggctGAGCGCGGATAGGGGTCGGAACCGGATCCATAGTCACTACCCgtccccagcggccccgcccccctgggcgggacccgcgaactcccagacggtccagggcccatcccaccccggcctctggggggaacgcgaggagggcctggagggcgggacctggggagagggacaggtcgagagagagagagagaagggggagagagagagggagaagttagtgggggtgcgccgacccccgggcacgccaccaggtggtcctccgccaaattgatggccgtctccagcgacgtgggccggtggcactggacccactcggcggtcttcctggggagccgagtgatgaactgctccagcaccaccagatcgacgacatggtccacgtcgctgccgccggccagcagccatctgcggcactcgtcccggagctgttgggccaaggcgaagggtcgaccggactcgccccactccagggagcggaaacgctggcggtgctgttctggggtccggccgacccgctgaagaaTGGCCCGCTTCAGGTCatcgtagtccaggaggttcgcaaccggtagatgttgcgcggccgcctgggcttcgccggatagcagtgggatgaggcgcaccggccactgtgcccggggccacccgcaggcctccgcggctttttggaagagatccacgaaggcctcgggatcatcttccggccccatcttctgcaggggcacgtgcaccggtgcgctggcccgcccagcggcctcggcgcgaacctcccggtccatccagctccggaactgctcgcggtcctcttgctggccttggactatggccgcgaagcggcgctcctgttcagtccgaaggtccagcaacgCCGTGtgatgttcctggtggagggccgcgagcgATGTTATGatctccgcaaatggcgaggcggagggcgttgtcatggcggcggctctgtcctgcttccttcccgggtttcggcaccagtgtaacaagttcgatatagtgaggaaggaagaggacacgggggtcggcaggactgttgatgctcttttattcttaataactcaaatcaataaacgtgcacgcttcagcgtgtgtttgtctctgtgtatgctcagtttcgcttccgggtcacgcacttccggcttccggatatctcagggtctcggcatcaacagtccgactctctctctcctcggtctccggttccgctggtgttttatcccgtctccgcgctcattactagaacaagagacaggtgttattaatctgcgtccaacccactcacttaccgctcgtcccgaggccctctctcccgctgcagacctcgctgaaccacgccccccttgccacagctgccactgagccaaataatgagaAAGAACAAAAtggcttaccacagctatgctgatgacacccagctctacttagcactgtcacctaatgactacagccccattgactccctgtgcaaatgcattgatgaagttaacaactggatgtgccaaaactatcttcagttaaacaaagacaaaaccgaaatcactacatttggaaacaaagatgaaattctcaaggtgaacgcatatcttgaggctaaaggcctgataacaaaaaatcaagtcaggaatcttggagtgattttggagtcagacctgagtttcagtagtcatgtcaaagcaataactaaatcagcatactatcatctgaaaaatattgcaaggattagatgttttgtctccaggcaaggcTTAGAGAAActtgttcatgctttcatcaccagtagggtggactattgtaatggacttctcactggccttcctaaaaagaccattagacagctgcagctcatacagaatgctgctgccaggattctgagcagaaccagaaaatatgaccatatcacaccagtcctcaggtctttacactggcttccagttacatctaggatcgattttaaagtactattacttgtttataaatcactcaatgagctaggacctcaatacatcgcagatatgctgattaaatacaaacccaacagatcactcagatcagcaggatcaagtcagttagaaataccaagagttcactcaaagcaaggagagtctgcctttagctattatgccagccgcagctgaaccagcttcctgaacagatcagatgtgctccaacagtagccacattcaaatccagactcaaaacacatctgttcagctgtgcatttactgaatgagctctgagcactgtatgtccgactgactgcaccttatctatgcatcattttttaaattctttttataactgttttagtttacctttgttcttttctttggttatcatcattttattatttttaattctctttacattgtattctttttcttatgcattttttatctCTATTTTaatcctttctatgtaaagcactttgaattgccattgtgtatgaaataaacttacttaaaataaaaaataaaaaataaataaacttgccttgccttgctgTGTGCGTTAAAATCTCCACACcaaattatttgattatttcCTGAACcaacattttataatttttagttAATCTACTACAggattataataatttaattttctATTATTTTGATTCTCTGCATATATATCTATAACCATAATTTCATATTCTTCGATCTCATTAATGATTCTATattctaaatcatttttaataaaagtggCCATCCCACCTCCATTACCTGCCTTTCTATCTTTCCTTACAACATTATAACCTTTCAATACAACATTTAATTGAGCTTTTAACCATGTTTCTTGTACACAAATTATATTTGGTTTATTATCCTGCTGATCTATGAAATGCTTGAACTCGGCACCATTTGCAAAAAGACTTCTGGCATTCCACTGTAGAATCATTAAAACCATTGCTGTTATTATGAACTTCCACATGTTCTTTGAGTCTTTAGCATGTCATTTATTTTTCCCACGGTTACACTGACTATATTCAAGTATTTCTCAGCGGcccttattattattttaattctcTCCGTTCTACTTTCTGTTTGAGCAGAACAGTTTATAACTTCAGCCATAAACTAAACAAATTCCATTTTTCCGATCACCAATCTATCCTCGTTTATTTTCCTCTGATCCAAAGCATTTCCATTCCATTCCtgaatttttttctctctcactgtctgttcattttgttttgctttttgagTCAACGGTTCTCTCGTCACTCGCCAGAGACTGAATTCATGTTTGAACTGATTCACGATAAAGAGCGAAATGAGACACTGATAAATGTTAGATTAAGCAATACAGTGTTACATCTATCAATATGCCATTCATTCTGCTtctctttaaatgtttaaaacacaaacctttcttCAGCCGAATCATTTGCTGCCGCACTGAATGTGCTTCTACAGTGTTTCCAATAAACTGATCATTGCATCTTGAAACTAAACACAATTTGCTCTTAATATCAGCCGAAATGTTAACCATTAGGTTTTGATTTTCCTTTTTCAAAACTAGGGTCAAAAAGTGATGAATGTAAACAGAGTGAATAATAAACCATGGACATATTTACTTACAGCAGATGATCTGTCAACATGAACTCAAACTCTATTTCactataatttttattttgtgtttgctAATTCATAACTtaatcttcaaaatatatttcaggttacgcagaggacttctacccggcagtcaaagtgacattacgtcgtgaaagtgcgcactcagaggaagaccgtggGGGAAGAACAGGGCCATAGGCAGCCACTCTCACAAATGACCCTTGACATTTAAGACTTACTTTTGATTTCATTCAAAATCtttgaaatattacattttgtatttGGACTGAACCTTTTATCAATACTATTTGGTATTGAATAAATTATACACAAACATTTGAAATTGAATATTGCTTATTTTACTTAAACTgattctttttaattttttaatttttttaaaccttttacACATATTTTATACTCAAATTAACTTTATATGTCCACATTTTTAATATTGGCAAAACACACTGACTGTATGTTTAAATTAAGACACATGAACTCTGCTTCATGAAATCATACACTTTTtaacatgtttgtttttattacatttttcacGGTTTTAATATAGGGATTatcatggtaaaaaaaaagtatatttctcTGCACCTCTTATTAGACAGCAGAGCGTGAAGgagacttttattttggtgcGGTGGTGTGACGTCATAAGGATGCAGCGCGCTCCTGCATCTGCTGTGAATCGGCTAAAGAAAggtttgttttaagaatttaagCTGTTTACTTAATTAGAAATCGTTCAATGTTTAACAGTTTTTACAATCAACGTGAAATTTGTTTATTTACTGTAGAATGTAACGTTGTAATGCTTTATCTAACTTTAACGAAGGCTGTTTTGTGTGAGTAAATTGCACCCACACCAGTAACAGAAAACCTcattctcatctctctctctttttcgtGAATTAAGTTCATCATAAACACGAGTTCGGTCTCTGGATAGTAATGATAGAGAAATTGAGCTTTTTGAATCTCCGAGTCAATTGAATCAAATACTTGCGAAATGATTCAGTGAATAGAATTAGGACTCGAGCTGCTCAAACAAAACAATCACTAACATTCGTAATGAAAACTTTAAAACTGCTAATGTTAGCATGACAGTGTAATCATTTAAATTTAATCTGCAGTTCTTTAAATGTAGATCATAAATGCTTAAATATGAAGAGTGTATAGTTTGTCTTTAATAAATTTGTAGTGCTAGTTTTAGTAGTGCTAATCAGATGATTTAAGTCTATTAACTCTCTCTGACTCTTTTACCAGTGACTGAACTAGAGCTGATTTGGATTTAGTTTTGAGTGTTTTCTGTTCATTATTCTCATCTTAAACAGGACAAACACAGGGAAAAACTCCAGGAGAAGTGATTGAGATTCATGTGACTATTATAAAGAtggagtttattaaagaggagaatAAAGACATAAAGATGCCATCtattaaagaggagagtcaAGACCTAAAGATTGAAGAAATATTCAGAGTGAAagatgaagaaactgaggaacaaacaggttGGTTTTATTCTCTGAACTGAACTGTGTCATTTCGTCATTATTAAAGGTGTCCACTGAAACTGAATTAGtgcaaacaaaattattttgctTAAAATTAAACCCAATATCTCCTTACTCTAAACATTTTAACATCCCTGAACATAAATGGCAGTAAATAAACGTTAAaacaagtaataaataaatcataatttagGGCTCTAATTCTAAAATAATATTTGAGAACAATAGCATTGGTGCCACTAACTAGCTAGCACTAAGGGGGGATTTTTATTATCATAGAGGCCACTATTAATACAACTATTATTGTGTTGCATTGATAAGTGCAGTTACTAATTATATCATAGCctagtttcacagacaggggcctattgcacaaaactaggataatggattaagccaggatatcttggtgatcttttCATCTGTAAGCAAAATTTTGTACACCACTGTCGTGTtataccctgaaggcacactcacaccaagaataATTACAATAACGAAAAATAACACCATATTAGTGTATACATTAAGCCAGGATCCCCAAGATATAAtaatcctagttttgtgcaataggccccagggTTTAgactaagccaggattaggccctagttcagttaaaacatttaagtagcttttataaaggTCTCttagaaataaaacattaaaggtTAGTTgaatcaaaaatgaaaattagatgtttatctgcttacccccagttcatccaacatgtaggcgtgtttgtttcttcagtagaacacaaattattattttttttaacttcaaccattgctgtgtgccagtcatataatggtgtgaatgggtaacaattctacgagagcaaaacaaacaaaaaaaaatactcggttactttcgtaatctcggttccctgagacagggaacgagtattgcgtatgggaaaaactccttttcttgagaatatgaagcaaaactttattaataaagataAAGGTATcttatgtaaagcgcagtgcagctGCACGGCAAGAGCCAGGCCCGaagagcgctctgattggccgggccgcgccaactgcaggaacctatggtgaggcggctaagaggaacgaaccaatgggggcgcTCCAGAGAGACTGCTGAAAAAGGGGCTTAAAtatgcatacaggaggctatacaAGACCCTGATtcaccataggtgtcaggttttaaaaatTGACTGAAGCGACACCTGAGAAGCACGAACACGGCGCGGAACAAAATACTTGTTCCCTCTCTCAGGGAACTGAGGTTAaaaaagtaaccgagtacgttccctatcgagaggttcctcgtgttgcgtatgggaacacaatgtaaaatgCCGTGTGTGCCGACTGACCTAAAatcaccaacttgattactgtgactgagttgtagaagacactacaattaaaaactgaacgtgtctgttcaatataatgagtgagtcaccgtgcgagtatcacagcactgagcactaactgcaggagtgatgagagcggaggtaatcgcgactacactcgcggcatacattcacaatgcgagttcagtctggcgcgcgtttcagttcatgcctttgcaagcttaactttcatagaaattcattttcgaagttaaaagacttacattgctcaccatatctctgtttaaatgagtgcctgtagctgcgagctgagctctgagtgtgatctccatcccccatgcgcgagttcaaaacatgcggaaatggctctctctgctggctgtagtctttagcctttggccaaacagttctcctatgatgcaaatatcgtcaatttgcatcatagaaGGAAttcttccagaaataaaatgcataaatctcttgtctcagaggGATATGAGGGagaaagcacatttatttgaatatactctaGGGTTTCAAGCCAGAATAATTTGTTACTCCACCTCTGCTGGCAATTAAGagcagggataccatggtccttaatacagctactggttgctttggcacggtgtgcaggtgccaagtcctgtt harbors:
- the LOC137049355 gene encoding uncharacterized protein, translating into MTTPSASPFAEIITSLAALHQEHHTALLDLRTEQERRFAAIVQGQQEDREQFRSWMDREVRAEAAGRASAPVHVPLQKMGPEDDPEAFVDLFQKAAEACGWPRAQWPVRLIPLLSGEAQAAAQHLPVANLLDYDDLKRAILQRVGRTPEQHRQRFRSLEWGESGRPFALAQQLRDECRRWLLAGGSDVDHVVDLVVLEQFITRLPRKTAEWVQCHRPTSLETAINLAEDHLVACPGVGAPPLTSPSLSPPSLSLSRPVPLPRSRPPGPPRVPPRGRGGMGPGPSGSSRVPPRGAGPLGTVMSAETG